The Tardibacter chloracetimidivorans region GGTGATGGCCCCCGCATCTCCCACGCATTCCTCGACAGCCTGGCGTTCGCGGACGCCGCCGAGATCATGCAATGGGTGGGCTCGGTCGCACGCTGGGGCAGATTAATCGTCAGCTGGCGCCGGCAGGAGCCTGCGGAGCGTGCCCGCACCATGACGGCGGGCTTTGCGGTCTGCGAGGACTTCCCCGACCAGTTCGAAAAGATGCTGGACGGGATGCTGGCAGCATGTCCGCTCAAGCGTCTGACGCCCGTGGGTGTCTATGGGCGTCTGCAATACTGGCTCGGTCTGTCCACCAATCCGGCTCTCGACCCAATCCGGGAGACCCTCAAGAATCATGTGGTGAAGAATGTGCCGATAACAGCAGGCACGATGTTGTTCCGCCAACCCGCAACAGAAGGCGATCTCACCACGCTAGGCGGTCTGGCGAAGCTCTGCGGCGTATCCGCTGAACGTATCGCGACCGTAGCTGCGGCATTGAGGCTGATCGACTCGCTGCCCAGCAACGCCCGGGGTATGGTCGTGCCGAAATCCCTCGAGGGGCCGTTGACGGCCTTCTTCCGCGAATCCTGTTCTCCCGAGGACGCACGGCGTTATCTTGGCGTCGGTCTCGGCCTATTCAAGGCGCTCATAGCGCGACACTATCTTCCCCGCGCCTTCCCGCTTGGTGGAGCGTCGATCCCGGCGCAGTATCGTCTGGCAGATCTCGACCGCTTCCTTACTGCTTTGCACGGCGATGCGCCCTTCGTCACAGCGCCGCCGCCAGGCAGCGAGACGATCCTGCGGGCCGTGCGCATCTGTTATCGGTCCTCGGAGACAATTATCGGCGGGCTGCTGTGTGGCCAGATCAAAGCTACGGGCCGCTTGCGCTGTGAACGGGGCATTGCGCAGATACTGGTCGATACCGACGCGGTGATCGCCGGCCTCGAATATGAGGACGATCCGATGTTTATGCTCATGGCGCAAGCTGCGCGGCACCTCGCCGTGACCATCCCAACGGTTGCAAGGCTCAAGCAAATGGGATGGCTGACAATCGACAGGAAACAGACGCCGCTCAGGATCATGCCCGCCTTGCGGCGAGCAGAGGTCGAAGCGTTCGGCGCGCGCTTCGTCAGCGCTGCCGAGTTAGCGCGTATCCCCAGGAAAGCTACCCATGCCGTCAGGGTTCATCACCATCTGCGAAATGCCGGCCTAGTGCCGGCGATCGCTGGAAGCCGAAAGCTGCAGCCCTTCTATGACCGCGAGAGCGCAGAAAAAGTGATCCGTGGGGTCTATCGTGATCGGTTGCCCGAAACGACTGCAGCAATGTGAACGGATCTGCCGGCACGGATGAGGTGGCGCGGCTGCGGGCCCGGCTCAAGGCGCTGGATGACGAGCGGGCAGCGGTGATCGCAGCGCTGGACGCCGTCGCGACGCAAAAATCGACCGAGCACCGAAAAGCTGACGCGATCTCCCTATTCTCCGACGCTCCGGTGACCGCGACATCGCCGACAGATAAGAAGGTCGCGTTGTTCCGCAGGTTGTTCGCCGGTCGCGAGGATGTCTTCCCACTGCGCTGGGACAATCGCAAGACCGGGCGCGGTGGCTATGCACCCGCCTGCGGCAATGAGTGGAAACGCGGACTCTGCGACAAGCCGCAGGTCAAATGCGGCCAGTGCGCACACCAGGCGTTCCTGCCCGTGACGGACGAGGTGATCGACAAACATCTGCGTGGGCGGGCGTTATCGCGATCGGATGCCGGCGACTTTGTGGCGGGCGTTTACCCGCTGCTTGCGGACGAGAGCTGCCGATTCCTCGCGGCCGACTTTGACAAGGCGAACTGGGCCGAAGACGCGCTCGCCATGATGGAAACCTGCCGCCTGCGAGGGGTGCCCGCCGCGCTCGAGCGATCCCGATCCGGCAATGGCGGCCATGTCTGGATCTTCTTCGCCGACGCCGTGCCGGCACGAACCGCCCGCGCGCTGGGCGCATCGCTATTGACCGACACGATGGAGCGGCGTCCGGAGATCGGGTTCGGCTCCTATGATCGCTTCTTCCCGAGCCAAGACACCATGCCGCTCGGCGGGTTCGGCAATCTGATCGCGCTGCCGCTGCAGGGGCACGCCCGCAGGCGGGGAAACAGCCTGTTCGTGGATGAGCAGTTGCGCCCCTATCCCGATCAATGGGCGTTCCTGTCTTCGCTGTCGCAGCTGGATGTGCACGACGCCGCGCGCATGGTGGCCGACGCGGAAATGCGCGGGCGGGTGCTGGGTGTTCGGATACCGGTGGATGACGAGCATGCCGCCGAGCCCTGGCGGATGACACCGTCACGGCGGCCGCCCTTGTTGCCTGTGGCCGAACCGCTGTCTGGAACACTCGATATCGTGCTGGGCGATCAGGTCTACATCGACCGGACTGGGTTGCCGGCGGCGCTAACCGCGCAAATCGTCAGGCTCGCGGCGTTCCAGAATCCTGAGTTCTATCGGGCGCAGGCCATGCGCCTGCCGACGTTCGGCAAGCCGAGGATCATCTCCTGCGCGGAGCTTCACCAGAAACATATCGGGGTGCCGCGAGGATGCCTTGACGAACTGGTCGCGCTTATAGCTGCTCACGGAAGCACTGTCAGGATCGACGACCAGCGAATGGCAGGGACTCCGCTCCCGGACGGTCTGTCGTTCCAGGGTGATCTCGAAGAACCCCAGCAAAAGGCGGTCGACGCGCTCGATCCGCATGATGACGGGGTGCTGGCCGCGACAACGGCGTTCGGCAAGACGGTGGTAGCCGCACACCTCATCGCAAAACGGCAGGTCAATGCACTCGTGCTCGTCCATCGCAAGGAGTTGCTCAGCCAATGGGTCGAACGGTTGCGAACGTTCCTTGATATCGATCCGAAGCTGATCGGCACAATCGGCGGTGGCAAGCGGAAGCCTACAGGCGTGATCGACGTGGCGCTGATACAGAGCCTCGTAAGGCGCGGCGAGGTCTCGGATCTGGTTGGCGACTATGGTCACCTCATCGTCGATGAATGCCATCACCTGTCCGCAGCG contains the following coding sequences:
- a CDS encoding TniQ family protein, encoding MTASATRLALRVRPAAFEPGWALFNRLALRHGCETRLEFARQVPLVDRTDFVRDMERGRRFHDIARLSGVPLETLLRNSIMQTEGGSALVGELVSRSGNISYSCHFARICPDCMRSDIEQGHGPVACRPWRRSWWDLAKVSSCPHHGRALLAICPACRHAFRRSNLSPARCTCGHDLTQECTEAITSDGRIGDAYLVGRLGDGPRISHAFLDSLAFADAAEIMQWVGSVARWGRLIVSWRRQEPAERARTMTAGFAVCEDFPDQFEKMLDGMLAACPLKRLTPVGVYGRLQYWLGLSTNPALDPIRETLKNHVVKNVPITAGTMLFRQPATEGDLTTLGGLAKLCGVSAERIATVAAALRLIDSLPSNARGMVVPKSLEGPLTAFFRESCSPEDARRYLGVGLGLFKALIARHYLPRAFPLGGASIPAQYRLADLDRFLTALHGDAPFVTAPPPGSETILRAVRICYRSSETIIGGLLCGQIKATGRLRCERGIAQILVDTDAVIAGLEYEDDPMFMLMAQAARHLAVTIPTVARLKQMGWLTIDRKQTPLRIMPALRRAEVEAFGARFVSAAELARIPRKATHAVRVHHHLRNAGLVPAIAGSRKLQPFYDRESAEKVIRGVYRDRLPETTAAM
- a CDS encoding TOTE conflict system archaeo-eukaryotic primase domain-containing protein, with the protein product MNGSAGTDEVARLRARLKALDDERAAVIAALDAVATQKSTEHRKADAISLFSDAPVTATSPTDKKVALFRRLFAGREDVFPLRWDNRKTGRGGYAPACGNEWKRGLCDKPQVKCGQCAHQAFLPVTDEVIDKHLRGRALSRSDAGDFVAGVYPLLADESCRFLAADFDKANWAEDALAMMETCRLRGVPAALERSRSGNGGHVWIFFADAVPARTARALGASLLTDTMERRPEIGFGSYDRFFPSQDTMPLGGFGNLIALPLQGHARRRGNSLFVDEQLRPYPDQWAFLSSLSQLDVHDAARMVADAEMRGRVLGVRIPVDDEHAAEPWRMTPSRRPPLLPVAEPLSGTLDIVLGDQVYIDRTGLPAALTAQIVRLAAFQNPEFYRAQAMRLPTFGKPRIISCAELHQKHIGVPRGCLDELVALIAAHGSTVRIDDQRMAGTPLPDGLSFQGDLEEPQQKAVDALDPHDDGVLAATTAFGKTVVAAHLIAKRQVNALVLVHRKELLSQWVERLRTFLDIDPKLIGTIGGGKRKPTGVIDVALIQSLVRRGEVSDLVGDYGHLIVDECHHLSAASFELVARRAKARFVLGLSATVARKDGHQPIIFMQCGPIRYRVDARTQAARRGIAHRTRQRRTAFRLPQTLAIMDRPPMPAVYAALAQDEARNDLIFDDVLRALEAKRSPIILTERKDHLEYLQGRLSRFVRNLVVLRGGMSAAERKVADAALRVPDSEERLILATGRYIGEGFDDDRLDTLFLTMPISWKGTLAQYVGRLHRRHAGKTDVLVYDYADDAVPMLSRMAAKRHAGYRALGYSIE